A region of the Longimicrobiales bacterium genome:
CCATCACCGCCCTGCTTGCACGCGGCATTTCGCTCTCCGAGGCGGTCGAGCAGGCGCTCGACTTCGTGCATCGCGCTATTGTGCAGGCGCCGAATCTCGGGGCTGGGAACGGCCCGCTGAATCACTTCGTCCCGGCGCGGTCGCCGCATCCGTGACCCACCATTTGCCGACGGTCAGCAGCGCACCGCGGTCATCCATCTCGACACCCTGCAGGCGATCCCTCAGCAGAACCAGATCGGGATAGAAGTACAGGAACGACCATGGCTGTTCATCCCTCAGGATCCGCTGGATCTCGGCATACAGGGGACGTGCCTCGTCCAGCGTACGCGCGCGGCGGGTCTGGTCGATCAGCGAATCGACGCGCGGATTCGAGTATGACGCGAACTGGTTCGGCGTGCCAAGTGCACCACTGTGAAACGTGTCGTAGAGGTTGGGTCTGAAGTCGTACTCGAAGCCGAGCAGGAACGCGTCGAACCTGCGCTCCGGGCTGGTGAAATCGTCGATCAGTGTGCCCCATTCAGTCGGGCGCGTGGAGACACGCACACCGATGCGCTCCAGGTCGGCGCGGATCAGCTCGCCCATGTCGCGATTGATAATGCTGCCCGCGGGAATCTTCAGCTCGATCTCGAAAGGCTGGCCATCGGGCAGATCCAGCACGCCGTTGCCATCACGGTCCTCAATGCCCGCACCGCGCAGGAGTGTCCGTGCGCTATCCGGTGCATGCGGCAGCGGCTCGACGGAATCATCGAACGCCCAGTGCGATGGGCCGAGCGGGCCGACGGCGGGGGCGCCGAAGCCGGCGCGTAACACGTCGATGATCTGCTGCCGGTTGATCGCGAGTCCGAGCGCGAGGCGCACGTTCGGATCATCCAGTGGCGGCGTGCGGCCGTTCCAGATGACACTGGCAAACTGCCTGCCCTGGCGCTCAATGCCGCGGAATCCCTCCGCGCCGCGGATCGGGTCGAACTGCTCCGCGAGCGGCGTAAGCACGATGTCGACGCTACCCGTGCGCAGCTCCGTCAGCTGCGCGGTTGCGTCGGGGATCGGGCGCCACACGACGCGGTCGAGGAACGGGCGTCCGCCGAGAGCCTCCGGGAAATCGGGGTTGGCCTGGAACACCCACCGATCGTTCTGGCGGTACTCGACGAAACGGAACGGGCCGTTGCCCACGGGTGCACGATTGAACCGTGCCTGGAGCATGCGCGCGGGCGGGATGCTGTCGAGGAGGTGCGCGGGCGCAATCGGAAGGAATGCCCAGCCGGCGAGCGGATCCATGTGCGGCTCGAACGTGAAGCGGACGGTGAATGAGTCCGGCGCTTCGACACCGGTCCACAGCTGAAAGTAGTCCGCGTTCGGGTACGCGCTCTCGGGATCGCGGGCGCGCTGGAACGTGAAAATCACGTCGCGCGCGGTCGTCTGCACGCCGTCGTGCCAGCGGACGTCGCGGCGGAGGCGGAACACGACGCCCGTGTCGCCGAGCATTTCCCAGCTCTCTGCGAGTGCCGGCTCGAGCGACAGGTCATCCGCATGTCGCACGAGCGGCAGGAACAGCATGAAGCGGTTGACTTCCTGTGAAAACTTCTCACCCGCGACGAGAGGATTCAGGTCGGTCAGATCGGAAACGTTCGCTATGACGACGGTGCCGCCGTATTCCGCGTCGACAGCGTCGGTGTCGGCATCATCCGTGTCGGCACACGCGGCCGGCACGACCAGCAGCAACAACCACGGGCGGATCAGGTTTCGCAATCCACGCATCGCACCAGCTCCGGTGACAGTTCTGTCGGGGAGAGACGACCTCAATCTCTGGTGTAGGAGTCCGCGAATCAAGCGTCTTCACGCGACAGGTCACGCAGCACGCCGCGAATCAGCCCGGCGAACCGGCCGCGAGCCTTCGTGCCCGCAGCCACGACCTCGTCGTGTGAGAGCGGGCTCGCGCTGAGGCCGGCAGCCAGGTTCGTGATGAGCGACACGCCGAGCACGGGTACGTTGCGGGCGCGCGCGACGATCACTTCCGGTACAGTGCTCATGCCGATCGCATCAGCGCCGAGCCGCTCCAGCATGCGGATCTCCGCGGGCGTTTCATAACTCGGACCCGGCACCGCGGCGTACACGCCACGCACCAGTCGCAGCGACTGCGCTGCTGCCACACGCTCGGCAGCGGCGCGCAGCCCGGCATCGTACGCCTGTGTCATGTCCGGAAAGCGCATCTCACCGTCCAGTACCGGCCCCGTAAGCGGACTGCGCGCGGTCAGGTTGATATGGTCCTCGATCAGCATCAGGTCGCCGGCTACGAACGACCGGTTGATGCCGCCAGCGGCATTCGTCACGATCAGCGTGCGGGCGCCGAGCGCGAGCAGCATGCGCACGGGCAGTGCGACCGCCGCGGCATCATGGCCTTCATACATGTGGAAACGGCCCTGGAGAGCGGCGCACGTCAGGCCCTCCATCTCTCCGATGACGAGTCGCCCCGCATGGCCTTCCACGGCCGCCGGCGGGAACCCGGGGATCTCCGCGAACGGGATCTGCATCGCGGCATCGATCTCATCGGCAAGCGCGCCGAGACCGGAGCCGAGAATGAGCGCGACGTCCGGCACGCGTGTGTCGCGCGCGCGTACCGCGTCGGCTGCCGCATTGACCTGGTGCTGCGTCACACGAGTATCCCTGCAATGGTCGCGGTCATGAACGCTGCGAGCGAGCCGGCGATCATTGCGCGCAGACCGATCCGGGCCAGATCGCTCCGACGTGACGGCGCGATACCGCCAATGCCGCCGATCTGAATGGCGATGGAGCTGAAGTTCGCGAATCCGCACAGCGCGTACGTCGCAATCACGATGGACCGCGGGGAGAGCGCCGTGTCGCCCGAAAGCATCGCGCTGAGCTGAAGGTACGCCACGAACTCGTTCACGGCCGTCTTGATGCCGATCAGGGATCCGACCTCGGGCGCGTCGGCCCAGGGCACACCCATCAGCCATGCGAGCGGCGCCAGCAGCCAGCCGAGGATCGAGTCGAGGCTGAGCGGCTGCGTTGCGGCCAGCCAGCCAATGCTCTGGAAGAAATCGGTAAGCTGCGTGACACCGCCGATCCAGCCGATCAGCGCATTCAACAGCGCGATCAGCGCAATGAACGCGAGGAGCATCGCCCCCACGTTCATCGCCAGGTGCAGACCCTCGCCCGCGCCCCGCGCGGCTGCGTCCAGCACGTTCGAGTCGATCTTTTCGACTTCCACCTTCAGCGTGCCGCGCGTGACGGGCTCTTCCGTCTCCGGCCAGATGATCTTCGCGAACACGAGCGCGGCCGGCGCTGACATCACGGACGCCGCCATCAGGTGACCGGCTATGTCCGGGAAGTAGAAGATCAGCATCCCGACGAAGGCGGCCATCACCCCACCTGCGACCGTCGCGAACCCGCCCGTCATCACGGCCATGAGCTCGGACATCGTCATCCCGGCGACGTACGGCTTGATGAGCAGGGGCGCCTCCGTCTGACCGAGGAAGATGTTACCCGCGGCTGAGAGCGTTTCGGCGCCCGATGTCTTCATTGTGCGCATCATCACCCACGCCATGCCCTTCACCACCGCCTGCATGATGCCGAGGTAGTACAGCATCGTCATCAGGGATGAGAAGAACACAATGGTCGGCAGGACGTTGAAGGCGAAGAATGCGCCCGTGTTCGCGACCATCCCTGCCGTCGGCGTGAACGCTCCGCTTCCCGGCTCACCGACGCCGACCGGCACGTTGTTCACAACGAGATTCCCGAACAGGAAGCGGGCGCCCGCCTCCGTGAACCCGAGCAGCGACACGATGACCGTGTTGATCCACGTGAAGAACGCCTCGCCTGCCGGCGTCTTCAGGATGAGCAGCGCGAAGACGATCTGAAGGCCCAGGCCCCAGAGCACCACGCGCCACGGTATCATCGCCCGGTTCACGCTCAGCAGCCACGCGATGAACAGCAGCGTGATCATGCCGATCACCGACACAAGACGCTGATGGATGGGCGTATCGATATCGGCGATCCGCCGCACTGACATCCCGCCCTCGGACTGCGCTGCCGCTGCGGTATCGACCGGCGTCTCCGCACCGCCGACGCCCGACGCCGGCGGACCGGACGGCTGGACGGCCGCCGAATCGATCGCCTGCTGCTGACTCGGCGACATGACCGCGGGGTCCTGGCTTCCCGGCGATGCGACCGCGGAGTCCGGCGACTGCTGCGATGCAGGTGGTGTGGCGCTCGCCGCGGTACGCGTGGCGTAGATGCCGGAAAGCAACAGCGCACCGGCGAAGAGCCAGAGCACCACGAGGCCCGAACGGATGGACAGCTTCATCCCGCGACCGCCCGATGTATGAAGTGAATCTGAAATGGGTTCGGCGGCACCGGTTCAGCCCGGTCCGCTCACGTGGACGCGCTGCCGTGCCGCTGTCAGCGCCCGGTTCTCGAACAGCTTGATCAACAGCACGCCGGCCACGAAGCCGCCGACATGCGCCCACACTGCGACGCCCCCCGTCGCCATCGGGTCCGTGTATCCCGACAGGACCTGCAGACCGAACCACAGGATCAGCACGAACCACGCAGGCACCGGTATGATGCGCAGGAAGATGACGAAGATAAAGAGCGTTTCGATCCGGATCCGCGGGTAAAGCAGCAGATAGGCACCCATCACCCCGCTGATCGCGCCCGAAGCGCCGACCATCGGGACCGGCGAGCCGGGCGCCATGAAGACGTGCGCACCCGCCGCGGCGAGGCCGGCCAGCAGATAGAACACGACGAACCGAACGTGCCCCATCGAATCCTCGATGTTGTTCCCGAACAGCCAGAGAAACCACATGTTGCCGATCAGGTGCAGCCAGCTGCCGTGGAGGAACATGCTCGTCAGCATGCCGCCATAGGTGAGCCCGCCGAACACGCACGGCGGCATGTCCTCGCCCAGATCGACCCCATCGTAGCCGGCG
Encoded here:
- a CDS encoding ABC transporter substrate-binding protein; amino-acid sequence: MRGLRNLIRPWLLLLVVPAACADTDDADTDAVDAEYGGTVVIANVSDLTDLNPLVAGEKFSQEVNRFMLFLPLVRHADDLSLEPALAESWEMLGDTGVVFRLRRDVRWHDGVQTTARDVIFTFQRARDPESAYPNADYFQLWTGVEAPDSFTVRFTFEPHMDPLAGWAFLPIAPAHLLDSIPPARMLQARFNRAPVGNGPFRFVEYRQNDRWVFQANPDFPEALGGRPFLDRVVWRPIPDATAQLTELRTGSVDIVLTPLAEQFDPIRGAEGFRGIERQGRQFASVIWNGRTPPLDDPNVRLALGLAINRQQIIDVLRAGFGAPAVGPLGPSHWAFDDSVEPLPHAPDSARTLLRGAGIEDRDGNGVLDLPDGQPFEIELKIPAGSIINRDMGELIRADLERIGVRVSTRPTEWGTLIDDFTSPERRFDAFLLGFEYDFRPNLYDTFHSGALGTPNQFASYSNPRVDSLIDQTRRARTLDEARPLYAEIQRILRDEQPWSFLYFYPDLVLLRDRLQGVEMDDRGALLTVGKWWVTDAATAPGRSDSAGRSQPRDSAPAQ
- a CDS encoding purine-nucleoside phosphorylase, which produces MTQHQVNAAADAVRARDTRVPDVALILGSGLGALADEIDAAMQIPFAEIPGFPPAAVEGHAGRLVIGEMEGLTCAALQGRFHMYEGHDAAAVALPVRMLLALGARTLIVTNAAGGINRSFVAGDLMLIEDHINLTARSPLTGPVLDGEMRFPDMTQAYDAGLRAAAERVAAAQSLRLVRGVYAAVPGPSYETPAEIRMLERLGADAIGMSTVPEVIVARARNVPVLGVSLITNLAAGLSASPLSHDEVVAAGTKARGRFAGLIRGVLRDLSREDA
- a CDS encoding nucleoside transporter C-terminal domain-containing protein, producing the protein MKLSIRSGLVVLWLFAGALLLSGIYATRTAASATPPASQQSPDSAVASPGSQDPAVMSPSQQQAIDSAAVQPSGPPASGVGGAETPVDTAAAAQSEGGMSVRRIADIDTPIHQRLVSVIGMITLLFIAWLLSVNRAMIPWRVVLWGLGLQIVFALLILKTPAGEAFFTWINTVIVSLLGFTEAGARFLFGNLVVNNVPVGVGEPGSGAFTPTAGMVANTGAFFAFNVLPTIVFFSSLMTMLYYLGIMQAVVKGMAWVMMRTMKTSGAETLSAAGNIFLGQTEAPLLIKPYVAGMTMSELMAVMTGGFATVAGGVMAAFVGMLIFYFPDIAGHLMAASVMSAPAALVFAKIIWPETEEPVTRGTLKVEVEKIDSNVLDAAARGAGEGLHLAMNVGAMLLAFIALIALLNALIGWIGGVTQLTDFFQSIGWLAATQPLSLDSILGWLLAPLAWLMGVPWADAPEVGSLIGIKTAVNEFVAYLQLSAMLSGDTALSPRSIVIATYALCGFANFSSIAIQIGGIGGIAPSRRSDLARIGLRAMIAGSLAAFMTATIAGILV
- a CDS encoding rhomboid family intramembrane serine protease, with product MFPLRDDNPTVLTPVVTIVLILANIAVWVYVQGMGFDMGVLADSVCRLGAIPAEITGRTAGYDGVDLGEDMPPCVFGGLTYGGMLTSMFLHGSWLHLIGNMWFLWLFGNNIEDSMGHVRFVVFYLLAGLAAAGAHVFMAPGSPVPMVGASGAISGVMGAYLLLYPRIRIETLFIFVIFLRIIPVPAWFVLILWFGLQVLSGYTDPMATGGVAVWAHVGGFVAGVLLIKLFENRALTAARQRVHVSGPG